The proteins below come from a single Mesobacillus jeotgali genomic window:
- the map gene encoding type I methionyl aminopeptidase — translation MIVCKTAREIEIMREAGRIVAMTHQELKKHIAPGITTKELDAIAEDFIRKQGATPSFKGYNGFRGSICASVNNELVHGIPGERVLNEGDIISIDIGAKYNGYHGDSAWTYPVGKIDEEAQRLLDVTEESLFIGLKEAKPGERLSNISHAIQTYVESEGFSIVREYVGHGIGQELHEDPQIPHYGPPNRGPRLKPGMVLCIEPMVNAGSRYVNTLADDWTVVTVDGKMCAHFEHTIAITETGFEILTKA, via the coding sequence ATGATCGTTTGTAAAACCGCTCGTGAAATAGAGATTATGCGAGAAGCAGGTCGCATTGTAGCGATGACTCACCAGGAGTTGAAGAAGCATATTGCTCCTGGCATTACAACTAAAGAACTGGATGCAATTGCCGAGGATTTCATCCGCAAACAAGGTGCAACTCCTTCTTTTAAAGGTTATAATGGTTTTCGCGGCAGCATCTGTGCATCAGTTAATAACGAACTAGTTCACGGGATTCCTGGCGAACGGGTTCTGAACGAAGGCGACATCATCAGTATCGATATCGGAGCAAAGTACAACGGATACCACGGGGACTCTGCATGGACTTACCCGGTAGGAAAGATTGATGAGGAAGCCCAGCGTCTTTTGGACGTGACTGAAGAGTCTTTGTTCATAGGCTTGAAAGAAGCCAAGCCAGGGGAACGTCTTTCGAACATCTCCCATGCGATTCAAACGTATGTGGAATCAGAAGGCTTTTCTATTGTTCGTGAGTATGTCGGCCATGGAATTGGGCAAGAATTGCATGAGGACCCGCAAATTCCTCATTACGGACCTCCTAACAGAGGACCTAGGCTGAAGCCTGGTATGGTTCTATGCATAGAACCGATGGTGAATGCAGGAAGCCGCTATGTGAATACGTTAGCCGATGATTGGACTGTTGTAACGGTTGACGGTAAAATGTGTGCCCACTTTGAGCATACAATCGCGATCACAGAAACTGGTTTTGAGATTTTAACAAAAGCCTGA